One Sphaerisporangium krabiense DNA segment encodes these proteins:
- a CDS encoding DUF3140 domain-containing protein, whose product MAEDERRRVADEFGEAVNMTAAELERWLGTSESGAVGDKSSGGESTGHASGRHIVDILRKKKGELSDDDYAHMRKVTGYVHRHMAQRPKGDVRDTPWRYSLMNWGHDPLK is encoded by the coding sequence ATGGCCGAGGACGAGCGGCGGCGCGTCGCGGACGAGTTCGGCGAGGCCGTCAACATGACCGCCGCGGAGCTGGAACGGTGGCTCGGCACCTCCGAGTCCGGCGCCGTAGGGGACAAGTCGAGCGGCGGCGAGTCCACGGGGCACGCCTCGGGGCGGCACATCGTCGACATCCTCCGCAAGAAGAAGGGGGAGCTGAGCGACGACGACTACGCCCACATGCGCAAGGTCACCGGGTACGTCCACCGGCACATGGCCCAGCGGCCGAAGGGGGACGTCCGGGACACACCGTGGCGGTACTCGTTGATGAACTGGGGCCACGACCCGCTGAAGTGA
- a CDS encoding DUF6766 family protein, which translates to MRRFVRDNALSLFFLVIFVVALAGQSLAGNAAYNEQQVVDGGAPVSWASYVTSSDFAVDVAENWQSEYLQFLLFILVTVWLVQRGSPESKQMGEEGAGSDADQQVGRYAPERAPSWAKGTGLRPWLYGRSLGMVMGAVFALSWLAQWVAGTASHNAERLARLQDPVSALGYLGSPDFWNRTLQNWQSEFLAVLSMVVLSIYLRQRGSPESKPVGAPHQETGEEN; encoded by the coding sequence ATGCGGCGGTTCGTCCGGGACAACGCGCTCAGTCTGTTCTTTCTGGTGATCTTCGTGGTGGCGCTGGCGGGGCAGTCGCTGGCCGGGAACGCGGCGTACAACGAGCAGCAGGTGGTGGACGGCGGCGCGCCGGTCTCGTGGGCGTCCTACGTGACCTCGTCGGACTTCGCCGTGGACGTGGCCGAGAACTGGCAGTCGGAGTACCTGCAGTTCCTTCTGTTCATCCTGGTGACGGTCTGGCTGGTGCAGCGCGGGTCGCCGGAGTCCAAGCAGATGGGCGAGGAGGGCGCGGGAAGCGACGCCGACCAGCAGGTGGGGCGGTACGCGCCTGAGCGGGCCCCGTCGTGGGCCAAGGGAACCGGGCTGCGGCCGTGGCTGTACGGCAGGTCGCTGGGCATGGTGATGGGCGCGGTCTTCGCGCTGTCGTGGCTGGCCCAGTGGGTGGCGGGGACGGCGAGCCACAACGCCGAGCGGCTCGCCCGGCTCCAGGACCCGGTGTCCGCGCTCGGCTACCTGGGCTCGCCGGACTTCTGGAACCGCACGCTGCAGAACTGGCAGTCGGAGTTCCTCGCCGTGCTGTCGATGGTGGTGCTGTCCATCTACCTGCGGCAGCGCGGGTCACCTGAGTCGAAGCCGGTCGGGGCGCCGCACCAGGAGACCGGCGAGGAGAACTGA
- a CDS encoding CBS domain-containing protein gives MPTAREIMTPNVECVETDETVFDAAEKMARLDVGSLPICGPDNRLKGMVTDRDIVIKVLAKGKDPKSCLAGSLAQAEAVTIGADDDAKEVLKTMAHHKVRRLPVIDGHSLVGIVALADVARSLPDAPVGDLVDAITTD, from the coding sequence ATGCCGACCGCACGAGAGATCATGACGCCGAACGTCGAATGCGTGGAGACGGACGAGACCGTCTTCGACGCCGCGGAGAAGATGGCGCGGCTCGACGTCGGCTCGCTGCCGATCTGCGGACCCGACAACAGGCTCAAGGGCATGGTCACCGACCGCGACATCGTGATCAAGGTGCTGGCCAAGGGCAAGGACCCCAAGTCCTGCCTGGCGGGTTCGCTGGCCCAGGCCGAGGCCGTCACCATCGGCGCCGACGACGACGCCAAGGAAGTCCTCAAGACCATGGCGCACCACAAGGTCCGCCGGCTCCCCGTCATCGACGGCCACTCGCTGGTGGGCATCGTCGCCCTCGCCGACGTCGCCCGCTCCCTCCCCGACGCCCCCGTCGGCGACCTCGTCGACGCCATCACCACCGACTGA
- a CDS encoding DUF2945 domain-containing protein, giving the protein MGKSDKGDEISVGDKVTWKSHGGTATGTVEQKITKRTERAGRVVDASPDDPQYLVKSDKSGRSAVHKPSALRKRP; this is encoded by the coding sequence ATGGGTAAAAGCGACAAAGGTGATGAAATCTCCGTTGGAGACAAGGTCACGTGGAAGAGCCACGGCGGCACCGCGACGGGAACGGTCGAGCAGAAGATCACCAAGAGGACCGAGCGGGCCGGCCGGGTGGTGGACGCCTCGCCGGACGACCCGCAGTACCTCGTCAAGAGCGACAAGAGCGGCCGGAGCGCCGTCCACAAGCCCTCGGCCCTGCGGAAGAGGCCCTGA
- a CDS encoding carboxymuconolactone decarboxylase family protein produces MDARMNNPVMVLPDAMQGIQALIKAVGRGGVPQPTLELVHLRVSQINGCGVCLYGGVDSAKKAGETDERLHALAAWREAPFFDDAERAALALAEHGTRIADRSGDAVPEDVWDAAADHYDERQLSALLLMIGVTNLFNRLSATTKQPAGMTWA; encoded by the coding sequence CTCGGATGAACAACCCGGTGATGGTCCTGCCCGACGCCATGCAGGGTATCCAGGCCCTCATCAAGGCGGTGGGGCGGGGCGGGGTGCCCCAGCCGACGCTGGAGCTGGTCCACCTGCGGGTGAGCCAGATCAACGGGTGCGGCGTGTGCCTGTACGGAGGGGTGGACAGCGCCAAGAAGGCAGGGGAGACGGACGAGCGGCTGCACGCGCTGGCGGCCTGGCGGGAGGCGCCGTTCTTCGACGACGCCGAGCGTGCGGCGCTGGCGCTGGCCGAGCACGGCACCCGGATCGCCGATCGGTCGGGGGACGCGGTCCCGGAGGACGTCTGGGACGCCGCCGCGGACCATTACGACGAGCGGCAGCTCTCGGCCCTCCTCCTCATGATCGGCGTGACCAACCTCTTCAACCGGCTCAGCGCCACCACCAAGCAGCCGGCCGGCATGACCTGGGCCTGA